A region from the Rosa rugosa chromosome 6, drRosRugo1.1, whole genome shotgun sequence genome encodes:
- the LOC133717490 gene encoding phloretin 4'-O-glucosyltransferase-like: MESRNHHFLVISCTAQGHMNPSLQLAKRLIDIGSSHVTFVTDVDHGLAQIKSLPSLEGLSFASFSNGFDDGVRPANDPDHIMSELKRAGSQSLTALIEKISKSDKHGPITFLIYTILLPWAAEVASSFGIASAYLCILSTTSFAICHHYFKDYYKNQSSLPFPSSITIDGLPPFASDELPSYLLPTSPHVSILPTLQEHYQILEQDPNSCVLLNTFDGLEEAAIRDMRSHMNLITVGPLIRSNGVEVCCDLFDKSGDDYLQWLDSKADSSVVYASFGSMVVLSSGQMEEILHGLVDSGLPVLWVIRKSGNEGGQETQNLINNTLKKEQGLIVPWCSQVEVLNHKSVGCFVMHCGWNSTIESLAAGVPVVGCPHFADQTTNAKLVEELWGTGVRARANEEGVIERGEIKMCLEVVMGDGERGEDMRRNAQKWKGLAVKAVKEGGSSDDNLRNFVRRLG; encoded by the coding sequence ATGGAGAGTAGGAACCACCACTTCCTTGTCATCTCCTGCACAGCACAAGGCCATATGAACCCTAGTCTCCAACTAGCTAAGCGGCTGATAGACATTGGAAGCTCACATGTCACCTTTGTCACCGACGTCGACCATGGCCTTGCCCAAATCAAATCCTTACCTTCTCTAGAAGGCTTATCATTTGCTTCGTTCTCCAATGGCTTTGACGATGGAGTCAGACCCGCCAATGACCCAGACCACATCATGTCTGAGCTGAAGCGGGCGGGATCACAATCACTCACAGCTTTGATTGAGAAGATCTCCAAATCCGATAAGCATGGCCCCATCACTTTCTTAATCTACACCATCCTCCTCCCTTGGGCTGCTGAAGTTGCTAGTAGTTTTGGTATAGCTTCTGCGTATCTATGCATATTATCCACCACTTCCTTTGCTATTTGCCACCACTACTTCAAAGATTACTATAAGAATCAGAGTAGCCTTCCATTTCCGAGTTCCATAACAATAGATGGTTTGCCACCTTTTGCTTCTGATGAGCTACCTTCCTATCTCCTACCCACCAGTCCACATGTTTCGATTCTCCCTACTTTGCAGGAACACTACCAAATCTTGGAACAGGATCCCAACTCTTGTGTGCTGCTTAACACCTTTGATGGGTTAGAGGAGGCAGCAATTAGAGATATGAGAAGTCATATGAATCTGATTACTGTTGGTCCCTTGATTCGTTCCAATGGTGTCGAAGTTTGTTGCGACTTGTTTGACAAGTCTGGGGACGATTACCTTCAGTGGCTGGACTCAAAAGCAGATTCTTCTGTGGTTTATGCATCGTTTGGGAGCATGGTGGTGTTGTCGAgtggtcagatggaagagataCTACATGGTTTGGTTGACAGTGGACTCCCAGTTCTATGGGTTATCCGCAAGTCAGGAAATGAAGGGGGTCAAGAAACTCAAAATCTGATAAACAATACACTAAAGAAGGAACAGGGGTTAATAGTGCCATGGTGTTCACAAGTAGAGGTGCTGAACCACAAGTCAGTTGGGTGTTTTGTGATGCATTGTGGGTGGAACTCTACTATAGAGAGCTTGGCAGCTGGTGTTCCGGTTGTCGGGTGCCCTCATTTTGCAGACCAGACTACAAATGCCAAGCTCGTGGAGGAGCTGTGGGGGACTGGAGTTAGAGCCAGAGCGAATGAAGAGGGAGTGATCGAGCGTGGCGAGATTAAGATGTGTTTGGAAGTGGTGATGGGGGATGGAGAGAGAGGGGAGGACATGAGAAGGAATGCTCAGAAATGGAAAGGTTTGGCTGTGAAGGCTGTGAAGGAAGGTGGTTCTTCGGATGATAATCTCAGGAACTTCGTCAGAAGGTTGGGCTGA
- the LOC133715111 gene encoding E3 ubiquitin-protein ligase SDIR1 isoform X2 → MSFVFRGTRGDIESGFPEFIPERRAMRVHTARSVNSNSLAFLVTVLLLFMILNSHQMSPNFLLWLVLGVFLMATTLRMYATCQQLQAQAQAHAAAASGLLGHTELRLHMPPSIALATRGRLQGLRLQLALLDREFDDLDYETLRALDSDNVPSASSMSEEEINALPVHKYKVAGPQNGTSLTQQASTSVPAEKKQETADVGSTKAIEDELTCSVCLEQVNTGELIRSLPCLHQFHASCIDPWLRQQGTCPVCKYRAGSGWHENGQGAAMDASYMV, encoded by the exons ATGAGTTTTGTTTTCCGGGGGACAAGAGGCGATATTGAGAGTGGGTTTCCCGAATTCATACCAGAGCGGCGCGCAATG CGTGTTCATACAGCACGCTCTGTCAATTCCAACTCACTTGCTTTTCTCGTCACAG TTCTACTGCTATTTATGATACTGAACTCGCACCAAATGTCTCCTAATTTCCTG CTGTGGCTAGTCCTCGGGGTCTTTTTGATGGCTACAACGTTAAGGATGTATGCAACCTGTCAACAGCTGCAAGCTCAAGCACAGGCTCATGCAGCAGCCGCCAGTGGCCTTCTTGGTCATACTGAATTGCGGTTGCATATGCCACCATCCATAGCACTAGCAACAAGAGGCCGCCTTCAAGGTCTCAGGCTTCAGCTTGCACTTCTTGACCGTGAATTTGATGACCTAG ATTATGAAACTTTGCGAGCTCTAGACTCCGACAATGTTCCATCAGCATCTTCTATGAGTGAGGAAGAGATAAATGCTCTTCCTGTCCACAAATATAAAGTTGCGGGTCCTCAAAA TGGTACCTCATTGACGCAACAAGCTTCAACCTCAGTACCTGCTGAG AAGAAGCAAGAAACTGCTGATGTTGGGAGCACCAAAGCCATTGAAGATGAACTGACCTGTAGTGTCTGCTTGGAGCAAGTTAACACGGGGGAGCTCATCCGCAGCCTTCCTTGCTTGCATCAG tTTCATGCTAGTTGCATTGACCCTTGGCTAAGGCAACAGGGAACATGCCCAGTGTGTAAATACAGAGCAGGTTCTGGATGGCATGAAAACGGACAAGGTGCAGCAATGGATGCTTCTTACATGGTTTGA
- the LOC133715111 gene encoding E3 ubiquitin-protein ligase SDIR1 isoform X1, whose protein sequence is MSFVFRGTRGDIESGFPEFIPERRAMRVHTARSVNSNSLAFLVTVLLLFMILNSHQMSPNFLLWLVLGVFLMATTLRMYATCQQLQAQAQAHAAAASGLLGHTELRLHMPPSIALATRGRLQGLRLQLALLDREFDDLDYETLRALDSDNVPSASSMSEEEINALPVHKYKVAGPQNGTSLTQQASTSVPAEQKKQETADVGSTKAIEDELTCSVCLEQVNTGELIRSLPCLHQFHASCIDPWLRQQGTCPVCKYRAGSGWHENGQGAAMDASYMV, encoded by the exons ATGAGTTTTGTTTTCCGGGGGACAAGAGGCGATATTGAGAGTGGGTTTCCCGAATTCATACCAGAGCGGCGCGCAATG CGTGTTCATACAGCACGCTCTGTCAATTCCAACTCACTTGCTTTTCTCGTCACAG TTCTACTGCTATTTATGATACTGAACTCGCACCAAATGTCTCCTAATTTCCTG CTGTGGCTAGTCCTCGGGGTCTTTTTGATGGCTACAACGTTAAGGATGTATGCAACCTGTCAACAGCTGCAAGCTCAAGCACAGGCTCATGCAGCAGCCGCCAGTGGCCTTCTTGGTCATACTGAATTGCGGTTGCATATGCCACCATCCATAGCACTAGCAACAAGAGGCCGCCTTCAAGGTCTCAGGCTTCAGCTTGCACTTCTTGACCGTGAATTTGATGACCTAG ATTATGAAACTTTGCGAGCTCTAGACTCCGACAATGTTCCATCAGCATCTTCTATGAGTGAGGAAGAGATAAATGCTCTTCCTGTCCACAAATATAAAGTTGCGGGTCCTCAAAA TGGTACCTCATTGACGCAACAAGCTTCAACCTCAGTACCTGCTGAG CAGAAGAAGCAAGAAACTGCTGATGTTGGGAGCACCAAAGCCATTGAAGATGAACTGACCTGTAGTGTCTGCTTGGAGCAAGTTAACACGGGGGAGCTCATCCGCAGCCTTCCTTGCTTGCATCAG tTTCATGCTAGTTGCATTGACCCTTGGCTAAGGCAACAGGGAACATGCCCAGTGTGTAAATACAGAGCAGGTTCTGGATGGCATGAAAACGGACAAGGTGCAGCAATGGATGCTTCTTACATGGTTTGA
- the LOC133715847 gene encoding aspartic proteinase PCS1, whose translation MPLLLLHLLLHFFTYYSLCFSSPLPKTLILPLKTQTLPHGSIPKPSNKLSFHHNVTLTISLTVGSPPQNVTMVLDTGSELSWLHCKKTPTLTNVFNPLASKSYIPVSCSTPTCRTQTRDLSIPVSCDPKKLCHAILSYADASSLEGNLASDTFQLGSSGQPRTVFGCMDSGFSSNSEEDAKTTGLMGMNRGSLSFVTQMGFPRFSYCISGRDSSGVLLFGDANFAWLGPLNYTPLVQMSTPLPYFDRVAYTVQLDGIRVAGKVLPLPKSVFLPDHTGAGQTMVDSGTQFTFLLGPVYTALKNEFVLQTKPVLKLLDDPNFVFQGAMDLCFLVPVNRPGLPVLPAVTMMFKGAEMSVTGERLLYRVPGMVRGNNQVYCFTFGNSDLLGVEAFVIGHYHQQNVWMEFDLVKSRMGVAEVRCDLASQRLGLGT comes from the coding sequence AtgccacttcttcttcttcatctactCCTTCATTTTTTCACTTACTACAGTCTCTGCTTCTCTTCTCCACTACCTAAAACCCTCATTCTACCTCTCAAAACCCAGACACTCCCACATGGGTCGATCCCAAAACCCTCAAACAAGCTCTCATTCCACCACAACGTCACCCTAACCATCTCCCTCACAGTCGGGTCGCCCCCACAGAACGTTACCATGGTCCTCGACACAGGCAGTGAACTCTCTTGGCTCCACTGTAAGAAAACCCCGACCCTCACCAACGTCTTCAACCCACTCGCCTCCAAATCCTACATCCCCGTCTCCTGCTCCACCCCCACTTGCCGCACCCAGACCCGGGACCTATCCATACCCGTTTCTTGCGACCCGAAAAAGCTCTGCCACGCCATTCTCTCCTACGCTGACGCCTCCTCCCTGGAAGGCAACCTCGCCTCCGACACTTTCCAACTCGGGTCGTCGGGTCAACCCAGGACCGTATTCGGGTGCATGGACTCCGGGTTCAGCTCCAACTCCGAAGAGGACGCCAAGACAACCGGGTTAATGGGCATGAACCGGGGCTCCTTATCCTTCGTAACCCAAATGGGCTTCCCGAGATTCTCTTACTGCATATCCGGTCGTGACTCCTCCGGCGTCTTGCTCTTCGGCGACGCCAACTTCGCGTGGCTCGGGCCGTTAAACTACACGCCGTTAGTCCAAATGTCGACGCCGTTACCGTACTTCGACCGGGTCGCGTACACGGTCCAGCTCGACGGGATCCGGGTCGCCGGGAAAGTACTCCCCCTCCCGAAATCCGTGTTCCTACCCGACCACACCGGGGCGGGTCAGACAATGGTGGACTCGGGCACCCAGTTCACGTTTCTTCTCGGGCCGGTTTACACCGCTTTGAAAAACGAGTTCGTTCTCCAGACCAAACCGGTTCTGAAGCTCCTGGACGACCCGAACTTCGTTTTCCAAGGCGCGATGGATTTGTGTTTTCTGGTTCCGGTGAACCGGCCGGGTCTGCCGGTTCTGCCAGCTGTGACGATGATGTTTAAGGGAGCAGAGATGAGCGTAACGGGGGAAAGGCTGCTGTATCGGGTACCGGGAATGGTGAGGGGGAATAATCAGGTGTATTGCTTCACGTTCGGGAACTCCGACTTGCTGGGCGTAGAGGCGTTTGTGATTGGTCACTATCACCAGCAGAACGTGTGGATGGAGTTTGATCTGGTGAAGTCTAGGATGGGAGTGGCCGAGGTTAGGTGTGACCTCGCAAGTCAAAGGCTAGGTTTGGGTACCTAG